TAATTTTTTCTCCAGCTCGCAGAGTAAGAGATAATACAACAAAACATACTTTAGAAAACGTTGAAAACACAAAAGAAGTAGTCATTAATATTGTAAACTTTCCTATAGTTGAGCAAGTTTCATTATCAAGTACAGAATACGAGGAAGGCGTAAATGAATTTATAAAATCTGGATTAACTGAAGTTCCTTCAGAAAAAATTAAACCGCCAAGAGTACAAGAATCTCCAATTTCTTTTGAATGTGTAGTAGATAACATTATTCATTTAGGACATGAGGGTGGCGCTGGTAATCTAGTTATTTGTAAGGTTGTTCAAATTCATATAAATAATGAATATCTAGATGCTGATGACAATATTGATACAAAAAAATTAGACTTAGTAGCTCGATTAGGAGCAAATTGGTATACCCGAATTACTGAAGAATCGTTGTTTGAAATACCAAAACCAATTTTTACAAAAGGCATTGGCGTTGATAAACTACCAAAGCATATTTTTTCAACAAGTGTTTTATCAGGAAATAATATTGGCAGACTAGGAAACTATAAAGGCATTCCAACAACTCAAGAAATTGAAGAAAGCAAAATTTTACCCGAAGTGGTTAAAGTACTTTCTATTAAAGATAATCAAGAAAAATTAGAAGCTCTACATAAAATAGTTAAGCTTCATTTAGAAAATGATAATTTAGATATAGCAATAAAAATATTATTCTGCTTATAATACCTAGTTTTTATAAAACACTATTTCAACCACAGCTTAAAATTAGCTAATAACACAAACCTATTTTATATATAGAAACCTATTTTTTATTAATCTCAAATGAAATAATTATACGAGTTATTTTGCTTGTCTTAAATTGGATAAATTAGTTCTTTCTAAAAAATAAATGAATTTGTTATTTAAAATTACTTCCTATAAAATATGCAGATGGTTAACAATAATTTGTTTTGTTAATTTATCATCATAATTTTTATTCCCTTTATTTTTAATGTTTAACCAAAACCTTCTTTTCAAAACTACTTTTTGGGGCTTCGCAAAGTGAACATTCATAGGTTTCCGAAAGGCTTTCAAAAGGTGTAAATGGTTCTATATTTTGGGTAATATCTCCGTAAGTTTCATTATAAATGGTTAAACAATCTTTACATTGATACACCTCTTCTTCTATAGCATCCTTATTAACTTCTAGTACTTTTTCTTCTGTGTTTTCAGTTCCTAATTGTTCAAAATATAACTGACTAAGCTCCATCAATAACCCAGGTAATTCGACCTTATCTACATCTTGCACATGCATAACATACTCTCGTGTATTCGGATCGAAATTCTTAGCATACAAGAGGTTATAAGTATCCCTAATAATAAAATCGCCCAAAGCTTCTGGTTGTTTATTTTTTTCAATAACTACCGATGTGAAATTATAGGTATCGCTTCCGTAATTGGAAATACCAAAGGTTAACCCATAGGTACTAATATCGTTCTGGTCAAAATTAGTTACCAAATATTTTTTTAAGCTTAAAGCGTCTTTGTCGTTAACGGGTAAATGCCAATTTAGTTCTAGCATAGAATGACGTACATTTATACCATATCTGCCTAAAAACTTCTCCCAATGTATTTTAGAGTCTATTGGAATTCCTTTAACTATAAATGATTTCCAAGGCGTTATCGATATTTTACCAATTTTACTCTCTGCACATAATTCGCACATGGCTTTTAAAAAGGATAAATCGTATCTGTTGTTTCTCCAATAGAGACCCAACCAATATTTATCCATAGCGATTCTGTTCATGCCTTCATAATATGGAAATGGGTAAAACGGGACTTCTAAAGGTTTATCAACTGTTCTATTATTTGTATCGATAGCATCACTTACTAAATCGAAAATAGTTTCGATGGTTTCAGGTTCTTCTTGCAAAATATTCTCAATAGCAAGCTCTATTTTATCCATATCCCAACTATAAATTAGTGCCGGATACATTTCTGTTTTTTTCCATTCTGGAAGTCGGATATACAGATACCAATAATCTTCATGTTCTGAAGCTATAAAATTAATATGTCCCGTAAATAAAGGCACTAAACGCTGTTTGGGATCGGTAATATTTAATCTTAATTTAAGTTTATGCTTAAATTGTTCTATGATATATAAATATCTATCACTGGTAAGCCATGATGTGCTTGGTAAAATATCTGCCGACACATAAGATGAGGCTATATTTTCTACACCATCTCTTTTTGGTTTAATAAACTGAATTTTATCAAATTGACTAAACTTAGTTTCATCAATATCTTCTGGAAATATAATATCCTGTCGAGAACCAAAAGATATGGCATCTAAACCTAAACTTTCTGCTGCTTCACATATATATTTGAGCTCGCCAGGAGATAATACACCTCCATTTATTAGTAATCTATAAGGTTCTTTTATCATGCCAATACTTTTGTATTATTCAATATTTCTCGAACTTCTGTTTTACAACTTCCGCAACCTAAACCTGCTCCTGTTTTATTACAAAGCGCTGTAAAATCGGTGCAACCATCTTTAATAGTTTCTTCAATATTACCAGCTCCTACCTGACTGCAAGAACATACTAATTTACCTAAAACAGGTACGTCGTTTGAAGCACCTCGCAATAAGGTATTTCGTTTATCAGACATTTCTATTTTACTCTCAATCATCGTTTTAAATTCGGCAAATTCGTTTTTATCGCCCATTAAAACGGCTCCAATTAAAAGATCATCTTTTACAATACATTTTTTATAGTAACGCTTTTTAATATCGGTAAAAATAACTTCCTCATAGCTATCATCATTTTCAGGCACATTAATCTCTCCAATACTACAAAGGTTAAGATCGTTGAATTTTAAAATATTCATTAACACCGATCCGTGATACGAACAACTAATATCGCCAGCAATAAAATTTGCTAAAATATTAGCTTGCTGTTCTGCTGCCGATGTAATTCCGAATAATTGATTATTATATTCTGCTATTTCTCCGATAGCAAAAATATCTGGATGTGACGATTGTAAATGTTGATTTACTTTAACACCACGACTACAATCAATACCATTCTCTCTTGCTATCTCGATATTAGGAATGGTTCCAATGGCATAAACAATTGCATTCGCCGTAATTAATTTTCCACTTTTAAGTGTAATGTTTAATTCGCCTGTATCATCATCATCAAACACGGTGCTTACTTCATTATCAAAATAAATTTGAATACCACGCTCTTGTACATCTAAAGCTAGCAATTTACTAGAAACCTTATCTAATTGACGCTCCATTAATCGTGATGCACGCTGAATGATCGTAATTTTTACATTTTTATGCTTCATAGCAGCAGCCAACTCTAATCCTAATAAACCACCACCTACAATAGCAACATGTTGTTCTTCTGGAGGTAATCCTGTAGCATCTAAATAAGATTTAAAGGCATCAGCATCACTTTTATTTCGCATCGTAAACCTACCTGGTAAATCTATTTGAACATCCTTTGGAATAAAGGCTCGACTACCTGTAGCTAGAATGAGTTTATCAAACGAGTATGCTTCACCATCACTAGCGGTTACTACTTTGTTTTCTTTATCTATTTTAGTAATAAGCGTTTCAGGGTGTACCGTAATATTAAGTTTATTTAACTCTACTTTCTTTATTTTAAGAAGCTGCTCCCAGGTTAATTCCTCGGTAACATATTCTGGTAATAAAACTCGGTTATAAAACAAATTAGGCTCTTTAGAAAATACATGAATTTCATCCACTTCATTATACTCTCTATAATTTTGTACAAACCTAAAAGCTGCCGCACCTGCACCTGCAATAATTATTTTTTCTGCTTTCTTTTTATATTTTGAAACCGAAACTGTCGTGAACTTAAAATCGGGTTCTTTCGACTGCGGATCTATATGTGTATTGGTTAAATTATTCGTTCTATTTAAATCACTTTGCAATTGTTTCCCCCAATGCATAGGTAAAAACACGACGCCTTTTTTTATAGCATCAGTAACTTTAGCACGTACCCTAACAACACCATTAGCACTTTTAATTTCTGAAATATTGCCATCTTTTATCTTATTTAAATAAGCATCCACAGGGTTTATTTCTAAAACTGGTGTTGGATAATGTGTTTTTAAACGCGAAACCTTTCCTGTTTTAGTCATAGTGTGCCATTGATCTCGCACACGACCTGTTGTTAAAATTAAAGGATACTCGCCATTTGGTTGCACCGATGTATTCTTAATAGTTTTTGCAACATTAAAAATGGCTTTTTGCGAAGGCGTATAAAACTTTTTATCTTCAAATAATCTTGGAGTTCCGCTATGTCTATATTCGGGCACTGGCCATTGAAAAGTACCTTCATGCTTTAATCTATAATAGTTTAAAAAAGACACATCAATTTTTGTCCCTTTTGTCATAGACGCATACTCATCATAAATCTCTTCGGCACTGTTATAGTTAAAACCTCTAAACCCCATACGTTGCGCAAAATCACAAAATATCTCGACATCTGGTCTGGCTTCACCTGGTGCATTAATTTCTTTAGGTAAGTATGAAATACGTCTTTCAGAATTTGTCATAGTCCCTTCCTTCTCTAACCAACCGGCAGCAGGAAGTACTAAATCGGCATACTCAAGAGTATCTGCTTTATGCGAAATATCTTGAACTACCACAAACTTAGCGTTTTTCATGGCACGCTCAATTTGATGTGTATTTGGCAAGCTAACTAACGGATTAGTACAAGCAATCCAAACGGCTTTAAGTTTTCCGCTTTCAAGTGCTTCAAACATTTCGGTAGCTGTTAAACCTGGTTTTGGAGAAATACTATCTACACCCCAAAACTGAGCCACTTCACGTCGATGTTCTTCATTTTGCAAATCTTTATGAACCGCTAATAAATTTGCCATTCCTCCTACTTCGCGACCACCCATAGCATTAGGCTGTCCAGTTAATGAAAAAGGTCCGGATCCTGGTTTTCCAACTTGTCCCGTAATTAACGACAAATTTAGAAGCGCTGTATTTTTATCGGTTCCCACCACACTCTGGTTAAGTCCCATAGCCCACATACTAATAAAACCCTTTGAAAGTCCGATAGTATCTGCTGCTTTTCTTATTTCTTTTTCAGAAACGCCACATAATTTTGATGCTTCTTTTAAGGACGTTCCAAAAATCTGTTCTTTATAATCACTAAAACCTTCAGTATGCTTTTTAATAAATGCTTCATCAATTAAACCACGCTTATATAAACAACGTGCGATAGCATTATAAAGAATAACATCGGTTCCTGGAAGAATTTGAAGGTGGATATCTGCAAAGTTAGCTGTATCCGTTTTTCGTGGATCTACAACTATAATTTTAACATCAGGGTTCTTTTCTTTATGCTGCTCGATGCGTCTAAAAAGAATAGGATGACACCAAGCTGGGTTAGCCCCAGTAATTAAAAAACAATCTGCCAACTCTATATCTGCATACGAGATAGGCACACTATCTTCCCCAAATGTTTTTTTATAACCAACCACTGCCGAACTCATACACAAGCGTGAATTGGTATCTATATTATTGGTTCCTATAAACCCTTTTGTAAGTTTATTAGCAATATAATATTCTTCAGTTAAACTTTGTCCAGACACATAAAATGCCACACTATCTGGTCCATGTTTTTTAATAATAGATTTAAAAACGCTCGCAGCTCTGTCTAAGGCATCGTCCCAACTTACACGCTCACGCGGATGCGAACGACTCCATCGCATTTCTGGATATAAAATTCTATCAGACGTGTCATTTACAACATAATGCAAATTCATTCCCTTAGAACATAGCATGCCTTTGTTTACCGGATGGTCTTTATCGCCTTCTACTAAAACCTTATTATTATGGTCTTTTTTAACAATAATACCACATCCAACTCCACAATAAGAGCATGTTGTTTTTACTTCATTTTTAGACATTTACACCTGCGTTTTACACGAATTAAAAAAATATTATAATACCAAACAAGTATCTATACTTACTATTCTCAATACTCTAATAAAGCTAACATAAATCATTAAATTGATAAAATTTAATAGCAAAAATTAACTTTTTACTTTTATAGGTTGAAGGTCTCCTGTTAAAGATTCACTAACTGAAGGCACCTCTTCATCTTCTGAAGAAAATTTAATTGCTAAAGCTAAAAACCCTGTGGCTATTACAACAAAACCAATAATAAAATAGCCTTGTGACACTGCTGAAGATGATGCTGCAGACTGTGCTACTTTTAAAGCATGATCGCCTAAACCTTCATTAGCTACTATGGCTGCTTTTTCTGCTAAAGCCGATTTAGATTTTAATAAAAAAGCCGCTAAAAAAGCCCCTACATTACCACCTGCTCCAACAATTCCTGAAACAGACCCAATGGCCTTTTTGTTTATAAATGGCACGACTGAAAATGTTGCGCCTTCTGCCATTTGAACCGATAAGCTAAAAAGAATTAAAAATACAACCCCTACAATAATACTTGTGGTAGTCGAAAAAGTAACCAACATGATACCTTGTAATGTTAAAATGAATGATAAAAATAATACACGGCCTCGTAACCCTTTTAATTTCCCGAATTTATCACCAAAAAAACCACCTAATGTACGCGCAAAAATATTCATTAAAGCGAATGATAACACGATGTTCCCTGCTGTTAATCGTTCTAATTGAAACGTATTTTGAAGATAATCATCCATAGTACCATATACGGTAAGTTCGATACCAAAACTAGCTGCATAGACAACAAATAAAATCCAGATTCTATAATCTTTAATAACTTCTAAAAAACCAACTTGATCCTTTTTGGTAGCTACCATTTCTCCAGCAGCTTTTAACTCATTAAAATTACCTTTTGGAGTATCTTGAGTAAAGAAAAAATAAACCAAGCCCATTAAAAAACAAATAACACCTGCAATAACCATAGAATATCTCCAAGCTTCGGTATCTGCAATACCAAAACTCACTACTGCTGCAGCAATTAAAGGCATCCCTAAACGATTAGCACCACCACCAAGATTTCCCCATCCAGCAGATGTTGCATTGGCAGTACCTACAATATTTGGTGCAAACATTAAAGACGTATGCACTTGTGTAATTACAAACGAGGCTCCAATAAAACCTATAAATAATCTACATATTAAAAACTGAAGCGGTGTTTGTACCAATCCGCACAAAATAACAGGAATAGCACCTATTATTAGCAACCATGTATAACATAATCTCGGGCCATATTTATCGCATAATTTACCAATAAGTAAACGTGCAAATACAGTTCCTGAAACTGCGAGAATAATGGAATTCCATTTTTGATCTGGGGTTAACCCCAAGTCTCTAACAACATCTGGCATAAAGGGTACAATACCAAACCATGCGAAGAAACACATGAAAAACGAAATAGAGGTTATCCAAAACGTACGTATTGAAACATCTTTAAAATTGAATAAATTTAATTTTGTGGCTTTAACTGCGTCTATATTTATCATAACTAAGTATTATTATAGCGACAAAATTAAGTATAAATACTTAATTTTGGAGTATAAAAATACGTATTTTACGTAAAAATGTAATATTGTTAATTATGAAATAAAGATTTTGAGGATTTAATAAAATGATGGAAATATTAAAAGTTTTTTATTAGAATACATAAAAATTCTGACATACCATATTGATTTTAAAATGAAAAAACCATTATAAATGTAGGTATTTAACTATATTTGATTATATCAATAATACAGATAAACATACTAGTGTGTTTATTTAAGTGTTAGGCAAAATTATGAAACAGAAACTTCCAATATTTTTAATAATCCTGTTTTTGACTTTTAGTTGTGTTCAAAAAAAAGAAAATCGGAAAAAGACGAATGAATTAGATGTTGGAATAAAAGAAAAAATAATTACAAAAAAAGAACAATTTCAGAACAGTTTTAAAATTGACACTTCTCTGACTAAAAAAATTGCATTTGATTTTATAAAAGTTTCAAACTCTTTAAAAACAGATAGCATTTTGTCAATCTGTAATTGTGACAAAGACAAAAAAACCAATACAATTAAAATACAACTTGAAACAGGAATTCCAATTAAAAAAGATTTAGACACAATAAGTGAAAGCTCAAATAAAAAATGGAATACTGTATTACAAACAAGAGATTTAGGTTATTTAAAAGAATTAAAAGGTCAATTTAAATTTTTGAACATAATCTTAAAGGACTGTTTAGTCAAGAGTATAAACTTATATTCTAAATCAACTGCAAAAGAATATAATGGGAATGATTTTGACTCATTATCAATTGAAAGATACAAAATAAACATCTCTAAATTTAACTATTCAATAGCTTCTGATATTTATGGAGAATTTGAATTTAGGTTAAATAAAGAGTTTGGGCTTTTCAAAAATGACACAATCTTAAAAGGTCGTTTTCTATGTAATAATTGGAGAATTTGGGAAAGCGAAAAAATCAAAAATTGGAATATTAATAAACAGTCAAAAGAAACGAGCATTGAATAAAAAACTTTGCCTAACACCGTATCCTATGAAAAGCACTAGCCTAGTTCTCCAAAGTTATTATTTATTTTTTAATTATCTCATAATGATGACTCTGTGGTGTTGAAATGTTGATAATTCCGATAGGATTATCAACATTTCAATGGCATTTAAATAACTTGCTCCGCATCCTATATGTGATCCATTCTAAAACATGATGGTCACCAGCATCTGTATGATTATAAGTTATAATAAACCTGTCCACTTGCTAAAAATGTGTGATACCTAATAATTTGGTTCACCTACGGTGTTTTGTGATACAGGTTTTGCTACTTCTTTGTGAGCTCTGTTATTGGTTTATATTATTCTATCACTCCAATGGTATATGGTATTTCTGTTTTTATAACGGCTAAGGTTCTACTCAATAATTTACGAGCTATCTTTACAATGATGCTCTTAACATTTTTTCCTACGTGTTTACGATAATAAGCTTGCATCACAGGGTCGGTTCGTATGGCTTGCCATGAGGCTTCTATAAAATAACTCCGCATTAAGCGGTGAGCGCGCATAGTAATACCTGTATGCCTTTGGTTATCGCCACTTTGGTGTATCCCTGGTGCCAGACCAACATAGCCAGCCAAATGTTTTATATTGTTAAAGCGGCGCAAATCTCCCAATTCACAAATAATCCCACAAGCGACGATACCTCCTATTCCTGGAATACTCCGTAAAAGATAATAGTCCTTTTTGTAATGCTTACGGCAATAAGCCCGTAGCTTTGAAGAAACATCTCTTAGCTCTTTATCTATAAATCTAAAACTGCGCATTCTACTATCAAGTGTCTCGCGGGCTGTCGGATGACTGAAAATAATAGCGTCTATCCAAGCTCTAAAGTCATGACTCCAATGGTCATTATCAAAGGATTCGGGAACCCTTACTCCAAAATAGAGCAGCTGCATTTTTATATAACTCTTTACCCGCCTAAAATCCTTAACCAAATCATTACGTCTTCTAAAAAGACTTCGCAGTTGCTCACGCTCTACTTCTGGAATATGGATGCTCTCCAACCTTCCGTCTTTGAGTTCTCGTGCTATCAGTTGAGCATCAATCTTATCGGTCTTTGTGAAGCGTTCTTTTCCTTTTCGGTGAATGTCTGCTGGATTGACAACTAACGAGCTCCAACCAAAACCCTCAAAGCTACGATGGGCATAATAACCACAACAACCCGCTTCGTAAGCGATAGAGACTTCATAGCTAGGAAAATGGGTGTGAACATATACCTCTAAAACCTTTGGTTCTGGGGGGCATGGTAAAAGATTTTCCGGAAAATAGATCCGTGGCACAATGAACTTTCCAGCTTCTCTTGTGTATGTCAATTCCTATGTATAACTTTGGTTGAGCAGTTTGTTCAGGTTTCATATCTTAATTGTTTTGGTGAACTTTAAAGATACTGGACTTTCTGCTTTTTCATGGATGCTAAAATTAATTACTAGTTCGAGCTTGCTTACGAAAATCCTCACGGATTTTCTATTCAGTTTGTATTTGCTAAATTAGGTGCTTAAAACACGCAACTATTCTTATACATCAACGCTGGCAAACATTAAAGAAAGTAATAAATGAATATTATGATAAAATTAAAACCTAAACCCACACAAATTCTAATATCCTTTTTATTATTATTCAACTTTGCCCAGACTCAAAATGACTCAATTGAGAACATTTCCGTTCTGTGGAACAAAGTAGAAGCTTATACGTCCACTATAGTAGTCCTTCCAGATATTTATGAATCAACAAAAGCTCATACGCTTGTTATTGGGCTTCATGGATATGGAGCTACTGCAAAAAGTTTCTTAAGTCTGAGCAAACCATTTACTGATGCAGGGTTTATATATGCATCACCAGAAGCACCCTATCCTGTAATACACTGGGATAAAACACTGGGTTATGAATGGTTTCTGTATGATCTTCCGCGACTAAACTTACTCGAAAGACCGGCAACTAAAATTGAAAAAGCAGCTATGCGTTTAACGACTGAGCAAATGATGGGTCAGGTAATTAGTGATTTAAAGAAGAAATATAAAATCGGCAAAATATACATTGCCGGTATGTCTCAGGGTGGAATAATCACCTATCTATCGGGAATCCATTACCCTGAGAAAATTGATGGTATGATTATTTTTGGTTCGGTTGTAATGGAAGACTGGTTGGGTAATGATGACATTGAAGATGGAAAAACTGTGAGGTCACTAATTATCCATGGAAATAAAGACGAAGCGGTGCCCATAAAATATGCTGAAGATAGTCGTGACCTACTACTTGAACACGGATATGATGTAATCTTTAAGGAGTTTGACGGAGGACATACAGTACCAATGCACCTAATGGATTTTGTAATTGATTGGATTAACAAAGAATGAAACCAGTAAAAACGTTTTGCCAACAAAGTCTAAAAATAATGCTAAATTTAAGTGCTTAATCAAAGGTTAGTGCCCTTTTGGTCACTCTGATTTTCCTGCGGAAAATCCTCGGACACAAAACCGCACTATTCTTATACGTAACCGTTTCTACAATATTGAAAACACTATTATGAAAAATAACCTTGCTGATATGATGTGCTTAGACATCTATTTATCCAGTCTTACAAACGAAGAATATGAAAAAATAAAACATAAAATCGGAACACCAAAATCCAAGCCTATGCCATTATTAAGTTGGGATATTTATATGGAAGGTTTTCAAAAGAGAATAATTGAAGCAAAAAAAGAAATGGAATTGAAACAAGTACTTTCTTTGTCCAAAAAGTTCAATTGGAAAAACGACCTTAATATGGTTTTTTCTGAAAATAACTACGAAGCACTAATTATTACCGACAAACATCAAAACATTATTTGGGTAAACGATGGTTTTACTTCTATGACAGGGTATTCAAGAAAATTTGCGATAAACAAAACACCTAAATTTTTGCAAGGAGAAAAAACATCTTTCGAAACCAAAAGCAGAATAAGGGCAAAAATTGCCAACAATAAGCCGTTTAAAGAAATTATTGTTAACTACAAAAAAGACCGAACAATCTATAATTGTGAAGTTAAAATAATTCCATTGCATAATGAAAGTACTACTCACTTCATAGCCTTTGAAAAAGAGGTTGTGTAAAATACTGTAACCAATAATGGCTATAATTCATTGCGGTTGAATTCCTTATCGGAATTCAACGCT
The nucleotide sequence above comes from Flavobacteriaceae bacterium HL-DH10. Encoded proteins:
- a CDS encoding flavin reductase family protein, with product MKNSISIDPNTLSTKKLHSILLSAVAPRPIALASTVNNKGIVNLSPFSFFNVFSANPPILIFSPARRVRDNTTKHTLENVENTKEVVINIVNFPIVEQVSLSSTEYEEGVNEFIKSGLTEVPSEKIKPPRVQESPISFECVVDNIIHLGHEGGAGNLVICKVVQIHINNEYLDADDNIDTKKLDLVARLGANWYTRITEESLFEIPKPIFTKGIGVDKLPKHIFSTSVLSGNNIGRLGNYKGIPTTQEIEESKILPEVVKVLSIKDNQEKLEALHKIVKLHLENDNLDIAIKILFCL
- a CDS encoding rubredoxin, whose amino-acid sequence is MIKEPYRLLINGGVLSPGELKYICEAAESLGLDAISFGSRQDIIFPEDIDETKFSQFDKIQFIKPKRDGVENIASSYVSADILPSTSWLTSDRYLYIIEQFKHKLKLRLNITDPKQRLVPLFTGHINFIASEHEDYWYLYIRLPEWKKTEMYPALIYSWDMDKIELAIENILQEEPETIETIFDLVSDAIDTNNRTVDKPLEVPFYPFPYYEGMNRIAMDKYWLGLYWRNNRYDLSFLKAMCELCAESKIGKISITPWKSFIVKGIPIDSKIHWEKFLGRYGINVRHSMLELNWHLPVNDKDALSLKKYLVTNFDQNDISTYGLTFGISNYGSDTYNFTSVVIEKNKQPEALGDFIIRDTYNLLYAKNFDPNTREYVMHVQDVDKVELPGLLMELSQLYFEQLGTENTEEKVLEVNKDAIEEEVYQCKDCLTIYNETYGDITQNIEPFTPFESLSETYECSLCEAPKSSFEKKVLVKH
- a CDS encoding molybdopterin-dependent oxidoreductase, with amino-acid sequence MSKNEVKTTCSYCGVGCGIIVKKDHNNKVLVEGDKDHPVNKGMLCSKGMNLHYVVNDTSDRILYPEMRWSRSHPRERVSWDDALDRAASVFKSIIKKHGPDSVAFYVSGQSLTEEYYIANKLTKGFIGTNNIDTNSRLCMSSAVVGYKKTFGEDSVPISYADIELADCFLITGANPAWCHPILFRRIEQHKEKNPDVKIIVVDPRKTDTANFADIHLQILPGTDVILYNAIARCLYKRGLIDEAFIKKHTEGFSDYKEQIFGTSLKEASKLCGVSEKEIRKAADTIGLSKGFISMWAMGLNQSVVGTDKNTALLNLSLITGQVGKPGSGPFSLTGQPNAMGGREVGGMANLLAVHKDLQNEEHRREVAQFWGVDSISPKPGLTATEMFEALESGKLKAVWIACTNPLVSLPNTHQIERAMKNAKFVVVQDISHKADTLEYADLVLPAAGWLEKEGTMTNSERRISYLPKEINAPGEARPDVEIFCDFAQRMGFRGFNYNSAEEIYDEYASMTKGTKIDVSFLNYYRLKHEGTFQWPVPEYRHSGTPRLFEDKKFYTPSQKAIFNVAKTIKNTSVQPNGEYPLILTTGRVRDQWHTMTKTGKVSRLKTHYPTPVLEINPVDAYLNKIKDGNISEIKSANGVVRVRAKVTDAIKKGVVFLPMHWGKQLQSDLNRTNNLTNTHIDPQSKEPDFKFTTVSVSKYKKKAEKIIIAGAGAAAFRFVQNYREYNEVDEIHVFSKEPNLFYNRVLLPEYVTEELTWEQLLKIKKVELNKLNITVHPETLITKIDKENKVVTASDGEAYSFDKLILATGSRAFIPKDVQIDLPGRFTMRNKSDADAFKSYLDATGLPPEEQHVAIVGGGLLGLELAAAMKHKNVKITIIQRASRLMERQLDKVSSKLLALDVQERGIQIYFDNEVSTVFDDDDTGELNITLKSGKLITANAIVYAIGTIPNIEIARENGIDCSRGVKVNQHLQSSHPDIFAIGEIAEYNNQLFGITSAAEQQANILANFIAGDISCSYHGSVLMNILKFNDLNLCSIGEINVPENDDSYEEVIFTDIKKRYYKKCIVKDDLLIGAVLMGDKNEFAEFKTMIESKIEMSDKRNTLLRGASNDVPVLGKLVCSCSQVGAGNIEETIKDGCTDFTALCNKTGAGLGCGSCKTEVREILNNTKVLA
- a CDS encoding MFS transporter, with the translated sequence MINIDAVKATKLNLFNFKDVSIRTFWITSISFFMCFFAWFGIVPFMPDVVRDLGLTPDQKWNSIILAVSGTVFARLLIGKLCDKYGPRLCYTWLLIIGAIPVILCGLVQTPLQFLICRLFIGFIGASFVITQVHTSLMFAPNIVGTANATSAGWGNLGGGANRLGMPLIAAAVVSFGIADTEAWRYSMVIAGVICFLMGLVYFFFTQDTPKGNFNELKAAGEMVATKKDQVGFLEVIKDYRIWILFVVYAASFGIELTVYGTMDDYLQNTFQLERLTAGNIVLSFALMNIFARTLGGFFGDKFGKLKGLRGRVLFLSFILTLQGIMLVTFSTTTSIIVGVVFLILFSLSVQMAEGATFSVVPFINKKAIGSVSGIVGAGGNVGAFLAAFLLKSKSALAEKAAIVANEGLGDHALKVAQSAASSSAVSQGYFIIGFVVIATGFLALAIKFSSEDEEVPSVSESLTGDLQPIKVKS
- a CDS encoding IS110 family transposase, with product MTYTREAGKFIVPRIYFPENLLPCPPEPKVLEVYVHTHFPSYEVSIAYEAGCCGYYAHRSFEGFGWSSLVVNPADIHRKGKERFTKTDKIDAQLIARELKDGRLESIHIPEVEREQLRSLFRRRNDLVKDFRRVKSYIKMQLLYFGVRVPESFDNDHWSHDFRAWIDAIIFSHPTARETLDSRMRSFRFIDKELRDVSSKLRAYCRKHYKKDYYLLRSIPGIGGIVACGIICELGDLRRFNNIKHLAGYVGLAPGIHQSGDNQRHTGITMRAHRLMRSYFIEASWQAIRTDPVMQAYYRKHVGKNVKSIIVKIARKLLSRTLAVIKTEIPYTIGVIE
- a CDS encoding PAS domain-containing protein yields the protein MKNNLADMMCLDIYLSSLTNEEYEKIKHKIGTPKSKPMPLLSWDIYMEGFQKRIIEAKKEMELKQVLSLSKKFNWKNDLNMVFSENNYEALIITDKHQNIIWVNDGFTSMTGYSRKFAINKTPKFLQGEKTSFETKSRIRAKIANNKPFKEIIVNYKKDRTIYNCEVKIIPLHNESTTHFIAFEKEVV